The Leishmania major strain Friedlin complete genome, chromosome 23 genome has a segment encoding these proteins:
- a CDS encoding putative trypanothione synthetase, whose protein sequence is MGCKSSAEAKPSETRSPSARLSRNSVTTPPDRMDTAHRLHPAAREEVDLDPENVAGAEHISPSVVTARSSSRVAAVTLHGICGYTHNGVPAYSNGTSNTWPWMKNFCEGIFMGYQWQCVEFARRWLWVTHRLLLPKRSCAYCFSSCTYAYRLKKDSSLISQRARAAMHKAAAETGAGSPSSSKEVNAATEARHLGPCTSRDTWEKVPAKFVKQGSLVPPVADSLIVYPISWGSPWGHIGVITAVDLDRHRVYVADQNRYFHDWNG, encoded by the coding sequence ATGGGATGCAAATCATCAGCAGAAGCGAAGCCCAGCGAAACGCGTTCGCCCTCAGCTCGTCTATCCCGAAACAGCGTGACGACACCTCCCGATCGGATGGACACGGCGCACCGTCTGCATCCAGCCGCCCGTGAAGAAGTCGATCTCGACCCTGAAAACGTCGCCGGTGCGGAGCACATTAGCCCGTCCGTCGTCAcagcccgcagcagcagccgggTTGCTGCCGTTACCCTGCATGGCATCTGTGGATACACCCACAACGGTGTGCCTGCGTACAGCAATGGCACCTCGAACACATGGCCGTGGATGAAGAACTTCTGCGAAGGTATCTTCATGGGGTACCAGTGGCAGTGTGTGGAGTTCGCCAGGCGGTGGCTCTGGGTGACGCACCGACTGTTGCTGCCGAAGCGTAGCTGCGCCTACTGCTTTTCCAGCTGCACGTACGCATACCGGCTCAAGAAGGACTCATCACTCATCTCGCAGCGGGCACGTGCTGCAATGCACAAAGCTGCGGCAGAGACCGGCGCTGGCTCGCCATCGTCCTCCAAGGAAGTGAATGCCGCGACAGAGGCGAGGCACCTTGGACCGTGCACGAGCAGAGACACCTGGGAAAAGGTACCCGCCAAGTTCGTGAAGCAAGGCTCACTGGTGCCTCCGGTGGCGGACAGCCTGATTGTCTACCCGATAAGCTGGGGTAGCCCGTGGGGGCACATCGGTGTCATCACCGCCGTTGACCTGGATCGACATCGTGTCTACGTTGCTGATCAAAACCGCTACTTTCACGACTGGAACGGCTAG